One Streptomyces drozdowiczii DNA segment encodes these proteins:
- a CDS encoding NADH-quinone oxidoreductase subunit M, whose amino-acid sequence MSFPLLTATAALPAIGAVATAAVPAAKRTAAKWLALLFSLATLVLAGIALARFEPGGDRFQLTESHAWIKDFGVRYELGVDGIGVALMALTALLIPFVILAGWHDADPLETNSSRWRPTQGFFALILMVEAMVILSFEATDVFLFYILFEAMLIPMYFLIGGFGDRAHTGSDENAAAQRSYAAVKFLLYNLVGGLIMLAAVIGLYVVAGSFSLSEIAEARANGTFSMATGTERWLFLGFFFAFAVKAPLWPLHTWLPNAMGEATAPVAVLITAVVDKVGTFAMLRFCLQLFPEASKWATPVILVLALISIVYGALLAVGQRDIKRLIAYASISHFGFIILGIFAMTSQGQSGATLYMVNHGISTAALMLVAGFLISRRGSRLIADYGGVQKVAPVLAGTFLIGGLATLSLPGLAPFVSEFLVLVGAFAAYPAVGIIATTGIVLAAIYVLVLYQRTMTGPVKAEVQGMADLKARELVVVVPLIALLLFLGVYPKPLTDIVNPAVRHTMSDVQKKDPQPEVEAAK is encoded by the coding sequence ATGTCCTTTCCCCTCCTGACAGCGACGGCGGCGCTCCCGGCGATCGGCGCGGTGGCCACCGCCGCCGTCCCGGCCGCCAAGCGCACCGCCGCCAAATGGCTGGCGCTGCTCTTCTCGCTGGCCACGCTCGTCCTGGCCGGCATCGCGCTCGCCCGCTTCGAGCCCGGCGGCGACCGCTTCCAGCTCACCGAGTCGCACGCCTGGATCAAGGACTTCGGCGTCCGCTACGAGCTGGGCGTCGACGGCATCGGCGTGGCGCTCATGGCGCTCACCGCCCTGCTGATCCCGTTCGTCATCCTGGCCGGCTGGCACGACGCCGACCCCCTGGAGACGAACTCCTCGCGCTGGCGCCCGACCCAGGGCTTCTTCGCCCTGATCCTGATGGTCGAAGCGATGGTGATCCTCTCCTTCGAGGCCACCGACGTCTTCCTCTTCTACATCCTGTTCGAAGCCATGCTCATCCCGATGTACTTCCTCATCGGCGGCTTCGGGGACCGGGCGCACACCGGCAGCGACGAGAACGCGGCGGCCCAGCGCTCGTACGCGGCGGTGAAGTTCCTCCTCTACAACCTGGTCGGCGGCCTCATCATGCTGGCCGCGGTGATCGGCCTGTACGTGGTCGCGGGCTCGTTCTCGCTCTCCGAGATCGCCGAGGCCCGGGCCAACGGCACGTTCTCCATGGCGACCGGCACCGAGCGGTGGCTGTTCCTCGGGTTCTTCTTCGCCTTCGCGGTGAAGGCCCCGCTGTGGCCGCTGCACACCTGGCTGCCCAACGCCATGGGGGAGGCGACCGCCCCGGTCGCCGTGCTGATCACCGCCGTGGTCGACAAGGTCGGCACCTTCGCGATGCTCCGCTTCTGCCTCCAGCTCTTCCCGGAGGCCAGCAAGTGGGCGACGCCGGTGATCCTGGTCCTGGCGCTGATCAGCATCGTGTACGGAGCGCTGCTCGCGGTCGGCCAGCGCGACATCAAGCGGCTGATCGCCTACGCGTCCATCTCGCACTTCGGCTTCATCATCCTGGGCATCTTCGCGATGACCAGCCAGGGCCAGTCCGGCGCGACGCTGTACATGGTCAACCACGGGATCTCGACGGCCGCGCTGATGCTGGTCGCGGGCTTCCTGATCAGCCGGCGCGGCTCGCGCCTCATCGCGGACTACGGCGGGGTGCAGAAGGTGGCCCCGGTCCTGGCCGGCACCTTCCTGATCGGCGGCCTGGCCACGCTGTCGCTGCCGGGGCTCGCCCCGTTCGTCAGCGAGTTCCTGGTCCTGGTCGGCGCGTTCGCCGCGTATCCGGCGGTCGGCATCATCGCCACCACCGGCATCGTGCTCGCCGCGATCTACGTCCTGGTCCTCTACCAGCGCACCATGACCGGCCCGGTCAAGGCCGAGGTGCAGGGTATGGCGGACCTCAAGGCCCGTGAGCTCGTGGTGGTCGTCCCGCTGATCGCGCTGCTGCTCTTCCTGGGTGTCTACCCGAAGCCGCTGACGGACATCGTCAACCCGGCGGTGCGGCACACCATGTCGGACGTACAGAAGAAGGACCCCCAGCCCGAGGTGGAGGCCGCCAAGTGA
- the nuoN gene encoding NADH-quinone oxidoreductase subunit NuoN, giving the protein MSATAVHSLWTTAGGVTSAAPDEKFTAPVIEYTQLTPVLIVIGVAVLGVLVEAFVPRRARYYTQVFLTVVALVAAFAAVVGLAAGGYGTTKAHIAAMGAIAVDGPALFLQGVILLTSLVAVFTFAERRLDPESHGNRVDSFAAQAASVPGSDSEKAAVRAGFTTTEVFPLVLFSVAGMLVFPAANDLLTLFVALEVFSLPLYLLCAVARRKRLMSQESAVKYFLLGAFSSAFLLFGIALLYGYAGSVSYARIASVVDGSIQKIDPALADTMGNDALLLIGGAMILTGLLFKVGAVPFHMWTPDVYQGAPTPVTGFMAAATKVAAFGALLRLLYVVLPGLNWDLRPVMWGVAIVTMVGGAVVAITQTDIKRLLAYSSIAHAGFILAGVIAATPDGISSVLFYLGTYSFVTVGAFAVVTLVRDAGGEATHLSKWAGLGRRSPLVAAVFAVFLLAFAGIPLTSGFSGKFAVFKAAADGGAGGLVVVGVISSAIAAFFYIRVIVLMFFSEPKADGPTVAVPSPLTMTTIAVGVAVTVVLGVAPQYFLDLAGQAGTFVR; this is encoded by the coding sequence GTGAGCGCAACAGCTGTCCACAGCCTGTGGACGACGGCGGGCGGGGTGACATCCGCTGCACCGGACGAGAAGTTCACGGCCCCGGTCATCGAGTACACCCAGCTGACCCCGGTCCTGATCGTGATCGGCGTCGCCGTCCTCGGCGTGCTCGTCGAGGCGTTCGTGCCGCGCCGGGCCCGCTACTACACGCAGGTCTTCCTGACCGTCGTCGCGCTGGTCGCCGCGTTCGCCGCGGTGGTCGGCCTCGCGGCCGGCGGTTACGGGACGACCAAGGCACACATCGCCGCGATGGGCGCCATCGCGGTCGACGGACCGGCCCTGTTCCTCCAGGGCGTCATCCTGCTGACGTCCCTGGTCGCGGTCTTCACGTTCGCCGAACGGCGGCTCGACCCCGAGTCGCACGGAAACAGGGTCGACTCCTTCGCGGCGCAGGCCGCGTCGGTGCCCGGCAGCGACAGCGAGAAGGCCGCGGTCCGGGCCGGGTTCACCACCACCGAGGTCTTTCCGCTCGTCCTCTTCTCGGTGGCGGGCATGCTGGTCTTCCCGGCGGCCAACGACCTGCTGACGCTGTTCGTGGCCCTGGAGGTCTTCTCCCTCCCGCTGTACCTCCTGTGCGCCGTCGCCCGCCGCAAGCGGCTGATGTCGCAGGAGTCGGCCGTGAAGTACTTCCTGCTCGGCGCGTTCTCCTCGGCGTTCCTGCTGTTCGGGATCGCCCTCCTCTACGGCTACGCGGGCTCCGTCTCGTACGCCCGGATCGCGAGCGTGGTCGACGGCTCGATCCAGAAGATCGACCCGGCGCTCGCCGACACCATGGGCAACGACGCGCTGCTGCTCATCGGCGGCGCGATGATCCTGACCGGCCTGCTCTTCAAGGTCGGCGCCGTCCCCTTCCACATGTGGACCCCGGACGTCTACCAGGGCGCCCCGACCCCGGTCACCGGCTTCATGGCCGCCGCGACGAAGGTCGCCGCGTTCGGCGCGCTGCTGCGCCTGCTGTACGTGGTGCTGCCCGGGCTCAACTGGGACCTGCGGCCGGTCATGTGGGGCGTCGCGATCGTCACGATGGTGGGCGGCGCGGTCGTCGCGATCACGCAGACCGACATCAAGCGGCTGCTGGCGTACTCCTCGATCGCGCACGCCGGGTTCATCCTGGCCGGTGTGATCGCGGCCACCCCCGACGGCATCTCGTCCGTCCTCTTCTACCTCGGAACGTACTCCTTCGTGACGGTCGGCGCCTTCGCCGTCGTCACGCTGGTGCGGGACGCGGGCGGCGAGGCGACGCACCTGTCGAAGTGGGCCGGGCTCGGCCGTCGCTCGCCGCTGGTCGCCGCGGTCTTCGCGGTGTTCCTGCTGGCCTTCGCCGGTATCCCGCTGACCTCGGGCTTCTCCGGGAAGTTCGCGGTGTTCAAGGCGGCGGCGGACGGCGGCGCGGGCGGCCTGGTGGTGGTCGGTGTGATCTCCTCGGCGATCGCCGCGTTCTTCTACATCCGGGTCATCGTGCTGATGTTCTTCAGCGAGCCGAAGGCGGACGGCCCCACGGTCGCCGTCCCGTCCCCGCTGACGATGACGACGATCGCGGTCGGCGTGGCCGTGACCGTGGTCCTGGGTGTGGCCCCGCAGTACTTCCTGGACCTGGCGGGCCAGGCCGGGACGTTCGTGAGGTAG
- a CDS encoding peptide MFS transporter produces MSHTAADTEPAQPPPDDDHAFFGQPRGLMTLSGLEVWERFSFLGMQAILVLYFADTVANGGMGMEAGTAASVSAAYGTLVYLVSVAGGWLADRILGSYRAVLYGGILIACGHYAMAVPTNAMTWVGLGLISAGTGLLKPNVATMVGKLYRTDDERRDAGFALYYMGINIGAFLGPLITGWLGDHASWHWGFSAAAFGMTLGLIQYVAGRRHLAGRKHAAEYALAPGPMRRAVLLIVAGAVVVAVVATALALAGWLTMDRFVDVLTLISVIAPVVYFVVMFRSPRVTAEERGRLRPYVVLFLASVVFNFILFQAYSTMMLLASTNARTEIFGFHFPASWYASALGAFEVLLAPVVAAVWARMGPRQPHASNKIAIGVILGGLSFLLMVLPTSGHTGDTYKMAAWWIVGSYLLLGLGDILLETSGMSATTKLAPQAFASQTMALWFLSLALANGIQAQIVKLYGEVSNPAYFGVNGAVAVLAGVAVIAAAPWLRRTMHPVH; encoded by the coding sequence TTGTCCCACACAGCAGCAGACACCGAACCGGCGCAGCCGCCCCCGGACGACGACCACGCCTTCTTCGGCCAGCCACGGGGTCTGATGACCCTGTCCGGCCTGGAGGTCTGGGAGCGGTTCTCGTTCCTCGGCATGCAGGCGATCCTGGTCCTCTACTTCGCGGACACGGTCGCCAACGGCGGCATGGGCATGGAGGCCGGTACCGCCGCCTCCGTCTCGGCCGCGTACGGCACGCTCGTCTACCTGGTCTCCGTGGCCGGAGGCTGGCTGGCCGACCGCATCCTGGGCTCGTACCGGGCGGTGCTCTACGGCGGCATCCTGATCGCCTGCGGGCATTACGCCATGGCGGTGCCCACCAACGCGATGACCTGGGTCGGGCTCGGCCTGATCAGCGCCGGTACGGGCCTGCTGAAGCCCAATGTGGCGACGATGGTCGGCAAGCTCTACCGGACCGACGACGAGCGCCGCGACGCGGGCTTCGCCCTCTACTACATGGGCATCAACATCGGCGCCTTCCTCGGGCCGCTGATCACCGGCTGGCTCGGTGACCACGCCAGCTGGCACTGGGGCTTCTCGGCCGCCGCCTTCGGCATGACGCTCGGCCTCATCCAGTACGTGGCGGGCCGCCGTCACCTGGCCGGGCGAAAGCACGCCGCCGAATACGCGCTGGCCCCCGGACCCATGCGCCGGGCGGTCCTGCTCATCGTCGCCGGGGCCGTGGTGGTCGCGGTGGTGGCGACCGCGCTGGCCCTGGCGGGGTGGCTGACCATGGACCGGTTCGTGGACGTGCTCACCCTCATCTCGGTGATCGCGCCCGTCGTCTACTTCGTGGTGATGTTCCGCAGCCCCCGGGTCACCGCCGAGGAACGCGGCAGGCTGCGCCCGTACGTGGTGCTGTTCCTGGCGTCCGTGGTGTTCAACTTCATCCTCTTCCAGGCGTACTCGACGATGATGCTGCTCGCGTCGACCAACGCCCGTACGGAGATCTTCGGCTTCCACTTCCCGGCCAGCTGGTACGCCTCCGCGCTCGGCGCCTTCGAGGTGCTGCTCGCCCCGGTGGTCGCCGCCGTCTGGGCGAGGATGGGGCCGCGCCAGCCGCACGCGTCCAACAAGATCGCGATCGGGGTCATCCTCGGCGGTCTCTCGTTCCTGCTGATGGTCCTGCCCACCTCCGGGCACACCGGCGACACGTACAAGATGGCCGCCTGGTGGATCGTCGGCTCCTATCTGCTGCTCGGGCTCGGCGACATCCTGCTGGAGACCTCCGGCATGTCGGCCACGACCAAGCTCGCCCCGCAGGCGTTCGCCAGCCAGACCATGGCCCTCTGGTTCCTCTCGCTGGCCCTCGCCAACGGCATCCAGGCCCAGATCGTGAAGCTGTACGGCGAGGTGTCCAACCCCGCCTACTTCGGTGTCAACGGCGCCGTGGCGGTGCTGGCCGGTGTGGCCGTCATCGCCGCCGCCCCCTGGCTCAGGCGCACGATGCACCCCGTCCACTGA
- the fahA gene encoding fumarylacetoacetase — protein MPEQSSPLDVPEGDLFGPHNLPYGVFSTPDRPGERRVGVRIGDHVLDAGAAALALGSPYAQLLAQPDLMALLAAGRTAWRDVRRALTAWVTVPAHRADMEPLLHPLDAVTLHLPYRVADYVDFYASEHHATNVGQIFRPDADAPLTPNWKHLPIGYHGRAGTVVVSGTDVVRPAGQRKAPADPAPVFGPSVKLDIEAEVGFVVGTPSAQGKPVALTDFREHVFGLSLLNDWSARDIQAWEYVPLGPFLGKSFATSVSAWVTPLEALDAARTAPPARDLPLLPYLDDADEDEPGGYDLRISVAVNGHVVAEPPFSTMYWTAAQQLAQMTVNGASLRTGDLFGSGTVSGAEPSQRGCLLELTWNGRDPLELPDGKRTFLEDGDTVTITAWAPGPDGTRVGLGEVSGRVVPTD, from the coding sequence ATGCCCGAGCAGAGCAGTCCGCTCGACGTGCCCGAGGGCGACCTCTTCGGCCCGCACAACCTGCCGTACGGCGTGTTCTCCACCCCCGACCGCCCGGGCGAGCGGCGCGTCGGCGTCCGCATCGGCGACCACGTCCTGGACGCCGGGGCCGCCGCGCTCGCCCTCGGTTCGCCGTACGCCCAACTCCTGGCCCAGCCCGACCTGATGGCCCTCCTCGCGGCCGGGCGCACCGCCTGGCGCGATGTGCGCCGCGCGCTGACCGCCTGGGTCACGGTCCCCGCGCACCGGGCGGACATGGAGCCGCTGCTGCACCCGCTGGACGCGGTCACCCTCCATCTGCCGTACCGGGTCGCGGACTACGTGGACTTCTACGCGAGCGAGCACCACGCCACCAACGTGGGCCAGATCTTCCGGCCCGACGCCGACGCGCCGCTCACCCCCAACTGGAAGCACCTGCCGATCGGTTACCACGGCCGCGCCGGGACCGTCGTGGTCTCCGGCACCGATGTGGTCCGCCCGGCGGGCCAGCGCAAGGCACCGGCCGACCCGGCGCCCGTCTTCGGCCCCTCCGTGAAGCTGGACATCGAGGCGGAGGTCGGCTTCGTCGTCGGCACCCCGTCCGCGCAGGGGAAGCCCGTCGCCCTCACGGACTTCCGCGAGCACGTCTTCGGGCTCTCGCTGCTCAACGACTGGTCGGCGCGCGACATCCAGGCGTGGGAGTACGTCCCGCTCGGACCGTTCCTCGGCAAGTCCTTCGCGACCTCCGTCTCCGCCTGGGTCACCCCGCTGGAGGCCCTGGACGCCGCCCGGACCGCCCCGCCCGCCCGCGACCTCCCCCTCCTCCCCTATCTGGACGACGCGGACGAGGACGAGCCCGGCGGCTACGACCTGCGGATCTCCGTCGCGGTCAACGGGCACGTCGTCGCGGAGCCGCCGTTCTCCACGATGTACTGGACGGCCGCCCAGCAGCTCGCCCAGATGACGGTCAACGGCGCCTCGCTGCGCACCGGCGACCTCTTCGGCTCCGGCACCGTCAGCGGCGCCGAGCCGTCCCAGCGCGGCTGCCTCCTGGAGCTGACCTGGAACGGCCGCGACCCGCTGGAACTCCCCGACGGCAAGCGCACGTTCCTGGAGGACGGCGACACGGTGACGATCACCGCCTGGGCACCGGGGCCGGACGGCACCCGGGTGGGCCTCGGCGAGGTGTCGGGGCGGGTCGTGCCGACGGACTGA
- a CDS encoding CocE/NonD family hydrolase — protein MHIQTAFPYETTREDLYIPLADGTQLYARIWRPVTDEPVPALLEYLPYRLSDWTAPRDWQRHPWYAGHGYASVRVDVRGHGNSEGMPGDEYDATELADGVAVVHWLAQQEWCSGRVGMFGISWGGFNSLQIAALAPEPLKAIVTVCSADDRYDNDVHYMGGSVLAVDMHAWAATMLAFVCRPPDPADVGDDWRQMWLDRLEAVDPFIHTWLSHQTRDAYWKHGSVCEDYSAIKANVLAVGGWHDPYRDTVLRLVEHLDPAKVRGIIGPWSHQYPDRGLPPGPGIGFLQETLRWWDQHLKNEDTGVMEEPLLRSWISESHPPATLYETLPGRWVGETSWPSENVTPVAYALQGGPQIVHSPQQTGLDAGRFFPFGNDADLPPDQRDEDAKSLCFEFPVTDAPIEILGRPRVSLRITMDAPRGQAVARLCDVAPDGSSTLVTRGALNLAARKGRDRTEDWTPGATEDVTFELNGIGHTFPPGHRIRLAVSSSYWPWIWPQAGSAGFTLEADGSLVELPVRRHTEDPAIRFEEPEQSEPLGVVYPETLDAPRPERLVVRDVAKGEWRMEVDPRYGGTRVYPDGLEFTEDAVETYTIQERDPLSARTRSDWTIRLHRPEMAWDVQIDTRSEITADADDFHTVNEVVCTEGGEVVFHRTWEKSIPRTSG, from the coding sequence ATGCACATCCAGACCGCGTTCCCGTACGAGACGACCCGCGAGGACCTCTACATCCCGCTGGCGGACGGCACCCAGCTCTACGCCCGGATCTGGCGGCCGGTCACGGACGAACCCGTGCCCGCCCTGCTGGAGTACCTGCCGTACCGGCTGAGCGACTGGACCGCGCCGCGCGACTGGCAGCGCCACCCCTGGTACGCCGGACACGGATACGCCTCCGTCCGCGTGGACGTGCGCGGCCACGGCAACAGCGAGGGCATGCCGGGCGACGAGTACGACGCGACGGAACTGGCCGACGGGGTCGCCGTCGTCCACTGGCTGGCCCAGCAGGAGTGGTGCTCCGGCCGGGTCGGCATGTTCGGCATCTCCTGGGGCGGCTTCAACTCGCTCCAGATCGCCGCGCTGGCCCCGGAGCCGCTGAAGGCGATCGTCACGGTCTGCTCGGCGGACGACCGCTACGACAACGACGTCCACTACATGGGCGGCTCGGTCCTCGCCGTGGACATGCACGCCTGGGCGGCCACCATGCTCGCCTTCGTCTGCCGGCCGCCCGACCCGGCGGACGTCGGCGACGACTGGCGGCAGATGTGGCTGGACCGGCTCGAAGCGGTGGACCCCTTCATCCACACCTGGCTCTCCCACCAGACCCGCGACGCCTACTGGAAGCACGGCAGCGTCTGCGAGGACTACTCCGCGATCAAGGCGAACGTCCTCGCGGTCGGCGGCTGGCACGACCCGTACCGCGACACCGTCCTGCGGCTGGTCGAGCACCTGGACCCGGCGAAGGTGCGCGGGATCATCGGCCCCTGGTCGCACCAGTACCCCGACCGGGGGCTGCCGCCCGGACCGGGCATCGGCTTCCTCCAGGAGACCCTGCGCTGGTGGGACCAGCACCTCAAGAACGAGGACACCGGGGTGATGGAGGAGCCGCTGCTGCGGTCCTGGATCAGCGAGTCGCACCCGCCCGCCACGCTGTACGAGACGCTGCCCGGCCGCTGGGTCGGGGAGACCAGCTGGCCATCGGAGAACGTCACCCCGGTCGCGTACGCCCTCCAGGGCGGCCCGCAGATCGTCCACTCGCCGCAGCAGACCGGGCTGGACGCCGGGCGGTTCTTCCCCTTCGGCAACGACGCCGACCTGCCGCCTGACCAGCGCGACGAGGACGCCAAGTCGCTCTGCTTCGAATTCCCGGTGACCGACGCGCCGATCGAGATCCTGGGCAGACCCCGGGTGAGCCTGCGCATCACCATGGACGCGCCGCGCGGGCAGGCCGTCGCCCGGCTCTGCGACGTCGCCCCCGACGGCTCCTCCACCCTCGTCACGCGCGGCGCGCTCAACCTCGCCGCCCGGAAGGGCCGCGACCGCACCGAGGACTGGACGCCCGGCGCCACCGAGGACGTCACCTTCGAGCTGAACGGCATCGGCCACACCTTCCCGCCCGGCCACCGCATCCGGCTCGCCGTCTCGTCCTCGTACTGGCCCTGGATCTGGCCGCAGGCGGGCTCGGCGGGCTTCACCCTGGAGGCGGACGGCAGCCTCGTCGAACTCCCGGTGCGGCGGCACACCGAGGACCCCGCCATCCGCTTCGAGGAGCCCGAGCAGTCCGAGCCGCTGGGCGTGGTCTACCCGGAGACGCTGGACGCGCCGCGCCCCGAACGGCTCGTCGTCCGCGATGTCGCCAAGGGCGAGTGGCGGATGGAGGTGGACCCCCGCTACGGCGGCACGCGGGTCTACCCGGACGGGCTCGAATTCACCGAGGACGCGGTGGAGACGTACACCATCCAGGAGCGCGACCCGCTCTCCGCGCGCACCCGGTCCGACTGGACGATCCGGCTCCACCGGCCGGAGATGGCCTGGGACGTGCAGATCGACACCCGCTCCGAGATCACCGCCGACGCGGACGACTTCCACACCGTGAACGAGGTCGTCTGCACCGAGGGCGGCGAGGTCGTCTTTCACCGGACCTGGGAGAAGAGCATCCCTCGCACGTCCGGGTGA
- a CDS encoding polyprenyl synthetase family protein: protein MTVVGPFGLSVRDQALEAGVQAGLAAVESGLLDATKSDVPFITEAAQHLVRAGGKRFRPLLAMLAAQFGDADAPGVVPAAVVVELTHLATLYHDDVMDEADVRRGVDSANSRWGNSVAVLTGDFLFARASHILADLGPEAVRIQAEAFERLVTGQILETAGPRDGRDPVDHYLEVMRGKTGSLIAVACRFGAMMSGADEATVDILTQYGERLGVAFQLADDVLDIASDSHESGKTPGTDLLEGIPTLPVLHLRAQAAADGKPDDLALVELLDGDLGDPDRLAEALRLLRAHPALAQARRDTVRYAQAARAVLKPLPECYAKLALEEMCDAVVHRAG from the coding sequence GTGACCGTCGTCGGGCCGTTCGGACTGAGCGTGCGGGACCAGGCTCTTGAGGCCGGTGTCCAGGCCGGTTTGGCTGCTGTCGAGTCGGGCCTGCTCGATGCCACCAAGAGCGACGTGCCCTTCATCACGGAAGCCGCCCAGCACCTGGTGCGCGCGGGCGGCAAGCGGTTCCGGCCGCTGCTCGCGATGCTCGCCGCCCAGTTCGGCGACGCCGACGCGCCGGGTGTGGTGCCCGCGGCCGTCGTGGTCGAGCTGACCCACCTCGCGACGCTGTACCACGACGACGTCATGGACGAGGCCGATGTGCGGCGCGGCGTGGACAGCGCCAATTCCCGCTGGGGCAACTCGGTCGCCGTACTGACCGGCGACTTCCTCTTCGCCCGCGCCTCGCACATACTGGCCGACCTCGGTCCGGAGGCCGTCCGCATCCAGGCGGAGGCGTTCGAGCGCCTGGTCACCGGCCAGATCCTGGAGACCGCGGGCCCGCGCGACGGCCGCGACCCGGTCGACCACTACCTCGAAGTGATGCGCGGCAAGACCGGCTCGCTGATCGCCGTCGCCTGCCGGTTCGGCGCGATGATGTCCGGCGCCGACGAGGCCACGGTGGACATCCTCACCCAGTACGGTGAACGGCTCGGCGTGGCCTTCCAGCTCGCCGACGACGTCCTGGACATCGCGTCGGACTCCCACGAGTCCGGCAAGACCCCCGGCACGGACCTCCTGGAGGGCATCCCGACCCTCCCCGTCCTCCACCTCAGGGCGCAGGCCGCGGCGGACGGCAAGCCGGACGACCTGGCCCTCGTGGAGCTGCTCGACGGCGACCTCGGCGACCCGGACCGGCTCGCGGAGGCGCTGCGCCTGCTCCGCGCCCACCCGGCGCTCGCGCAGGCCCGCCGCGACACCGTGCGGTACGCCCAGGCCGCGCGGGCCGTGCTGAAGCCGCTGCCCGAGTGCTACGCGAAGCTCGCCCTGGAAGAGATGTGCGACGCGGTGGTCCACCGCGCCGGCTGA
- the nuoL gene encoding NADH-quinone oxidoreductase subunit L yields the protein MENLIALLVAAPLLGAAVLLCGGRRLDRAGHWLGTLLAAASFVVAVVLFTDMLGKGAEDRALHQKLFSWIPVEGFQADVAFQLDQLSMTFVLLITGVGTLIHIYSIGYMEHDERRRRFFGYLNLFLAAMLILVIADNYLLLYVGWEGVGLASYLLIGFWQHKPSAATAAKKAFLVNRVGDMGLSIAIMLMFTTFGTFAYGPVLEATGETSEGKLTAIGLMLLLAACGKSAQVPLQSWLGDAMEGPTPVSALIHAATMVTAGVYLIVRSGAIFNAAPDAQTVVVVVGAVTLLFGAIVGCAKDDIKKALAGSTMSQIGYMILAAGLGPIGYVFAIMHLVTHGFFKAGLFLGAGSVMHGMNDEVDMRKFGGLRKYMPVTFVTFGLGYLAIIGFPGLSGFFSKDKIIEAAFAKGGTEGWILGSVALLGAAITAFYMTRVMLMTFFGEERWRRTATPSPDAPDVEPAAETRGEHAEPHPHESPKSMTIPMIVLAFGSVFAGGFFSIGDRFLHWLEPVTGHDHGDAPIGASTVTAATMVALVIGVAIAWAMYGRKPVPVAAPRGSLLTRAARRDLLQDDFNHVVLVRGGEHLTRSLVYVDHSLVDGVVNGTAASMGGLSGRLRKLQNGYARSYAVSMFGGTAVLIAATLLMRAV from the coding sequence GTGGAGAACCTGATTGCGCTGCTCGTCGCGGCGCCCCTGCTCGGAGCGGCGGTGCTGCTGTGCGGCGGCCGGCGCCTCGACCGCGCCGGGCACTGGCTCGGCACCCTGCTCGCCGCCGCCTCGTTCGTCGTGGCCGTGGTGCTCTTCACCGACATGCTGGGGAAGGGCGCCGAGGACCGGGCGCTGCACCAGAAGCTGTTCAGCTGGATTCCGGTCGAGGGCTTCCAGGCCGATGTGGCCTTCCAGCTCGACCAGCTGTCGATGACCTTCGTCCTGCTGATCACCGGTGTGGGCACGCTGATCCACATCTACTCGATCGGCTACATGGAGCACGACGAGCGCCGGCGCCGCTTCTTCGGCTATCTGAACCTGTTCCTGGCGGCGATGCTGATCCTGGTCATCGCCGACAACTACCTGCTGCTGTACGTCGGGTGGGAGGGCGTCGGCCTCGCCTCGTACCTGCTCATCGGCTTCTGGCAGCACAAGCCCAGCGCGGCGACTGCCGCGAAGAAGGCGTTCCTGGTCAACCGCGTCGGCGACATGGGCCTGTCGATCGCGATCATGCTGATGTTCACCACCTTCGGCACGTTCGCGTACGGACCCGTCCTGGAGGCGACCGGCGAGACGAGCGAGGGCAAGCTGACGGCGATCGGCCTGATGCTGCTGCTCGCCGCCTGCGGCAAGTCCGCCCAGGTGCCGCTCCAGTCCTGGCTCGGTGACGCGATGGAGGGCCCGACCCCGGTCTCCGCCCTCATCCACGCCGCGACCATGGTCACCGCCGGTGTCTACCTGATCGTCCGCTCCGGCGCGATCTTCAACGCCGCCCCGGACGCCCAGACGGTCGTCGTGGTCGTCGGCGCGGTCACGCTGCTGTTCGGTGCGATCGTCGGTTGCGCGAAGGACGACATCAAGAAGGCCCTCGCCGGCTCCACGATGTCGCAGATCGGCTACATGATCCTGGCCGCCGGGCTCGGCCCCATCGGCTACGTCTTCGCGATCATGCACCTGGTGACGCACGGCTTCTTCAAGGCCGGGCTCTTCCTCGGCGCCGGTTCGGTCATGCACGGCATGAACGACGAGGTGGACATGCGGAAGTTCGGCGGCCTGCGGAAGTACATGCCGGTCACCTTCGTCACCTTCGGTCTCGGCTACCTCGCGATCATCGGCTTCCCCGGCCTCTCCGGCTTCTTCTCCAAGGACAAGATCATCGAGGCGGCGTTCGCCAAGGGCGGCACCGAGGGCTGGATCCTCGGCTCCGTGGCCCTGCTCGGCGCCGCGATCACCGCGTTCTACATGACGCGCGTGATGCTGATGACCTTCTTCGGCGAGGAGCGCTGGCGCCGCACGGCGACGCCGTCCCCGGACGCGCCGGACGTCGAGCCCGCCGCCGAGACGCGCGGCGAGCACGCGGAGCCGCACCCGCACGAGTCCCCGAAGTCCATGACGATCCCGATGATCGTGCTGGCCTTCGGCTCGGTCTTCGCCGGTGGCTTCTTCTCGATCGGCGACCGCTTCCTGCACTGGCTGGAGCCGGTCACCGGCCACGACCACGGCGACGCCCCGATCGGCGCCTCGACCGTCACCGCGGCCACCATGGTCGCGCTCGTCATCGGGGTCGCCATCGCCTGGGCGATGTACGGCCGCAAGCCGGTGCCGGTGGCCGCCCCGCGCGGCTCCCTGCTCACCCGGGCCGCGCGCCGCGATCTCCTCCAGGACGACTTCAACCACGTCGTCCTGGTCCGCGGCGGCGAGCACCTGACGCGCTCCCTGGTCTACGTCGACCACTCCCTGGTCGACGGCGTCGTCAACGGCACGGCCGCGTCCATGGGCGGGCTCTCCGGCCGGCTGCGCAAGCTGCAGAACGGCTACGCCCGCTCCTACGCGGTCTCGATGTTCGGCGGTACGGCGGTTCTCATCGCCGCGACCCTGCTGATGAGGGCGGTCTGA